Proteins encoded together in one Coffea arabica cultivar ET-39 chromosome 2c, Coffea Arabica ET-39 HiFi, whole genome shotgun sequence window:
- the LOC113729413 gene encoding glutamate receptor 1.2-like, with amino-acid sequence MDWSKVLQRIFLKTGAWFCSLTENLPRQKLLLAMEIKRKNTNVLISIVVVILSFTTSKLCAACSSSSSTLSREISIGVVLDMGSVTGKTIHRCITMASSEFYASHIHFKTRIVLHTRDSKGDPTHAISAALDLLENVKVQAIIGPETSLETKFLALLCGKAKVPMLSFSSVLSGIYPFLVQIKQDESSQFKGIASILQSYKWRSVIIIYEDNDDGREALPCLIESLQVADVHIASKSSISPLSSDDQINNDLHKLKTLQATIYIVHMSPSLSSRLFLSAKRIGLMKEGYAWIVTDKTMNQFSSIDDEVIESSQGLLGMKAYIPSSSKLRGFKSRWRMVVYAEDPLMEAREMDVLGIWAYDTVWALANSTERVWIETLNAGNQGSLDVARVANCDSGTRLLYEILGSKFTGLSGEFQFFDGKLHSETFLIVNIIGKGERRVGFWNPKHGINKELPPSFRGRSLSSSTTTKTGLEAVLWPGVSATAPTGGRKLRIAVVNASGFPELTKVHYDPETNTSSFTGYCVDVFIAAINSLDYQVPYVFENWENLGTYNDLIDQIYHQKYDGAVGDITIRTNRSMYVDFTLPFTELGTGTVARRGNSDIWVFLKPLRANLWLTSAAFFVLMGLVVWTIEHPTNEEFQGSVAYQIGTILWFGFSTLVYAHREKLTSNLSRFVVIIWLFVVLILTSSYTATLSSMLTVRQIQLVTARNYVGIQYGSFLGGLLVASNLNFTGLHPYTSPEDYASALSGGSKSRGVTVIVDELPYIKIFLAKYGKDYAMVASQSNTAGWGFVFQKGLPLVSDMSQAIVKLREEGKLEMMEKKWFKSQSSFMPENATSTPNILNLDSFGGLFVVSFLSCVSVLFIRFTFMLFKKFGLKNFIKLLDGGKLALMFRFLVSRRGNAIC; translated from the exons ATGGATTGGTCGAAGGTCTTGCAgagaatatttttaaaaacGGGTGCATGGTTTTGTAGTTTAACTGAAAATCTCCCAAGGCAAAAACTCCTTCTTGCAATggaaatcaaaaggaaaaacacaAATGTTCTGATATCTATAGTAGTAGTAATCCTCAGCTTTACTACTTCCAAGTTATGTGCAGCCTGCAGTAGTAGTAGCTCAACTTTGTCCCGCGAGATTAGCATTGGCGTTGTCCTGGATATGGGATCGGTTACCGGGAAGACTATCCACCGATGCATTACAATGGCAAGCTCCGAGTTTTATGCTTCTCATATTCACTTCAAAACGCGGATAGTTTTGCACACCAGGGACTCCAAGGGGGATCCCACTCATGCAATATCAGCGG CTCTTGATCTTCTGGAAAACGTCAAGGTGCAAGCAATCATAGGACCTGAAACATCCTTGGAAACAAAATTCCTAGCCTTACTATGCGGCAAAGCCAAAGTTCCAatgctttcattttcttcagtCCTCTCTGGCATATATCCTTTCCTTGTCCAAATAAAGCAGGATGAAAGTTCTCAATTTAAGGGGATTGCTTCCATCCTACAGTCATATAAATGGAGGAGTGTTATCATCATTTATGAGGACAATGATGATGGAAGAGAAGCATTACCATGCTTGATTGAGTCTCTCCAAGTGGCAGACGTTCATATTGCTAGTAAGAGTTCAATTTCACCTCTCTCCTCTGATGATCAAATAAACAATGATCTTCACAAGCTGAAAACCCTGCAAGCAACCATCTATATTGTCCACATGTCACCATCACTTTCATCTCGCCTGTTTCTTAGTGCAAAGAGGATAGGATTGATGAAAGAAGGGTATGCTTGGATTGTAACTGACAAGACAATGAACCAATTTTCTTCCATAGATGATGAAGTGATCGAGTCATCGCAAGGATTGCTAGGTATGAAGGCATATATACCATCATCAAGCAAGTTACGTGGGTTCAAATCACGATGGAGGATGGTAGTATATGCCGAGGATCCTTTGATGGAAGCCAGGGAGATGGATGTTTTAGGCATTTGGGCCTATGACACAGTTTGGGCACTTGCCAATTCTACTGAAAGGGTGTGGATTGAGACTCTGAATGCGGGGAACCAAGGCTCCTTGGACGTTGCACGTGTTGCAAATTGTGATAGTGGAACAAGGCTTTTATATGAGATTTTAGGGTCAAAATTTACAGGTTTAAGTggtgaatttcaattttttgacGGGAAATTACATTCTGAAACCTTCCTTATAGTGAACATCATCGGAAAAGGAGAGAGGAGAGTTGGATTTTGGAATCCAAAGCATGGTATTAATAAAGAACTACCGCCCTCATTCAGGGGGAGAAGTCTATCTTCTTCTACTACTACAAAAACAGGTCTGGAAGCCGTCTTATGGCCGGGGGTTTCAGCGACTGCTCCAACAGGAGGTAGAAAGCTAAGGATTGCAGTGGTCAACGCTAGTGGATTTCCGGAATTAACAAAAGTGCACTACGATCCTGAAACCAATACAAGTAGTTTCACAGGCTATTGCGTAGATGTCTTTATTGCTGCAATAAATTCCTTGGATTATCAAGTACCATATGTGTTCGAAAACTGGGAGAATTTGGGGACTTACAATGATCTCATTGACCAGATCTATCATCAG AAATATGATGGCGCTGTGGGGGATATCACAATAAGAACAAACAGATCTATGTATGTGGACTTCACATTGCCTTTCACAGAATTAGGGACTGGAACCGTAGCAAGGCGTGGAAACAGTGATATATGGGTTTTCTTAAAGCCCCTTCGTGCTAATCTATGGCTTACAAGTGCTGCCTTCTTTGTACTAATGGGATTGGTGGTTTGGACCATTGAACATCCTACCAACGAAGAATTCCAAGGATCAGTTGCATACCAAATCGGAACAATCTTGTGGTTTGGCTTTTCAACCCTTGTTTATGCTCATA GAGAAAAGTTGACAAGTAATTTGTCAAGGTTCGTGGTGATTATTTGGTTGTTCGTTGTGCTTATTCTCACTTCGAGCTACACTGCCACTCTGAGTTCTATGTTGACGGTGCGACAGATTCAATTAGTAACAGCAAGGAATTATGTAGGAATCCAATATGGTTCTTTCTTAGGGGGGCTACTTGTTGCCAGCAATCTAAATTTTACAGGGCTTCACCCTTACACCTCACCTGAAGACTATGCTTCTGCTTTATCTGGAGGAAGCAAGAGCCGTGGGGTTACTGTTATAGTTGATGAACTACCATACATCAAGATCTTTCTTGCCAAGTATGGTAAAGATTATGCCATGGTTGCATCTCAATCTAACACTGCCGGTTGGGGTTTT GTGTTCCAGAAAGGTCTGCCCTTAGTGTCTGATATGTCACAAGCAATTGTGAAGCTCAGGGAAGAAGGGAAACTTGAGATGATGGAGAAGAAATGGTTTAAGAGCCAATCATCATTCATGCCGGAAAATGCAACTAGTACTCCTAACATTTTGAACCTTGATAGTTTTGGCGGTCTATTTGTTGTTAGTTTTCTTTCATGTGTTTCAGTTCTTTTCATACGATTCACTTTCATGTTATTCAAGAAGTTTGGGCTTAAGAATTTCATCAAACTTCTGGATGGAGGAAAATTAGCACTGATGTTTAGATTCCTAGTCTCAAGAAGGGGCAATGCAATTTGCTAG